One genomic segment of Deltaproteobacteria bacterium includes these proteins:
- a CDS encoding PhoH family protein produces MIAKEETRVFESNELAKVLFGVNNENLKVIENNFGIKLNVRGNVLNYSGETETVKLVNVLLSELYNVVDKGYAVSPRDISNAIAIKKEDITIDLSSIFLDDALINLKKKKIVPKSLNQKFYLDAIKKYDIVIAIGPAGTGKTYLAMAMALIMLLRKEVDRIILTRPAVEAGEKLGFLPGDIAEKVSPYLRPLYDALYDMMDQDRVNELIYKGVIEVAPLAFMRGRTLNDAFIVLDEAQNTTSEQMKMFLTRIGFNSKAIVTGDITQIDLPKDKNSGLVESIKILSDIDGIKFIRFSEVDIVRHRLIQEIIKAYENYGQKNNTHKIE; encoded by the coding sequence ATGATAGCAAAAGAAGAAACACGAGTTTTTGAATCGAATGAGCTTGCCAAGGTTTTGTTTGGTGTTAATAACGAAAACCTTAAGGTTATAGAAAATAATTTTGGTATAAAACTCAATGTACGGGGTAATGTCCTTAATTACAGTGGTGAGACGGAAACTGTTAAATTGGTTAATGTATTATTGTCAGAGCTCTATAACGTAGTGGATAAAGGATACGCAGTAAGCCCACGCGATATTTCAAACGCAATTGCCATAAAAAAGGAAGATATTACCATAGACCTGAGTTCTATCTTTCTTGACGATGCGCTTATAAATCTTAAAAAGAAAAAGATCGTACCAAAGAGCTTAAACCAAAAATTCTATCTTGATGCTATAAAAAAATACGATATTGTTATAGCAATAGGGCCTGCCGGAACTGGGAAAACATATCTTGCAATGGCAATGGCACTTATTATGCTTTTACGTAAAGAGGTTGATAGAATCATACTTACAAGACCTGCGGTTGAGGCGGGAGAGAAGCTTGGTTTTTTGCCTGGGGATATAGCCGAAAAGGTATCCCCGTATTTGAGGCCGCTTTATGATGCGTTATACGATATGATGGATCAGGACCGCGTAAATGAATTGATATATAAAGGTGTTATTGAGGTGGCCCCGCTTGCTTTCATGAGAGGCAGAACCCTGAATGATGCGTTTATTGTACTTGACGAGGCTCAGAATACGACATCCGAACAGATGAAGATGTTTTTGACAAGGATCGGATTTAATTCCAAAGCCATTGTAACTGGTGATATAACACAAATAGATCTTCCAAAGGATAAGAACTCGGGACTTGTGGAAAGTATTAAGATACTTTCCGACATAGATGGCATTAAGTTTATCAGATTTTCAGAAGTTGATATTGTAAGGCACAGGCTTATTCAGGAAATAATCAAAGCTTATGAAAATTATGGACAAAAAAATAATACACATAAGATAGAATGA
- a CDS encoding HDIG domain-containing protein — MNLINTTKSRLISFYSASLKKMHTVSIVNTHPEIVKTVFIAIISIIIGIIVAPVTNIKPIKSYHIGDIARQTIHAPEDIHAIDTVGTKKYIENLIRSLPPVYRYNPFTKQHVFYMLIKVFRTGRFMIASHNTLNEITDKINGYLEKFSGQTLSQGTISFLYKRNFSKYYEDNLISVMQKFYDKYKIVVKLNDVQSHTSTGILLNTRGVGKSYIHDLNNFVDQQNAKSPLFDLITVTFPQLSINDYIVLTNFAENFIVPDVRYDEEATAAIIAKAKQASKPVLIHIRKGETIIREGEEINSSVFAKLKVLTGNRMVVYWYAYALLYAIITFISIFAVVEFSQKNIRKFRVSLKDSMFLSIVLLLTIIFARLSTMFVNIHEIGSFIIPSSAYYYAVPIAFGAMIVRLILNSEIAIGFSIIAGLLSSITVSDGMFIPLYFIISGIVGAHTLARCEQRTSIIKGGVIVGIVDILLVTSFMFINGTDTLDTFIINGSMAFLAGIVSAILVTGLTAVFESIFGYATDIKLLELANLENPLLKELFVSAPGSYYHSMMTATLAEAAASSIHANPLLSRTGSYYHDIGKIKMPDYFIENQANMANKHDKLLPSMSSLIIISHVKEGRELAKAYKIPDKIINIIEQHHGTSLVKFFYEKAKEKNGIDIKEEEFHYHGPKPQIRETGIVMLADAVEAASRTLKEPNPAQIKAMVEKIVNNKFMDGQLDECTLTLHDINEIKKSFIKILVAIFHKRVDYPGFKFNQLSNKTNGYSNIVPLPKNR; from the coding sequence ATGAATCTCATTAATACGACTAAATCCCGATTGATCTCATTTTATTCGGCATCTTTAAAAAAGATGCATACCGTCTCAATTGTGAATACACATCCTGAGATCGTCAAAACGGTCTTCATAGCAATCATTAGCATAATCATCGGCATAATTGTAGCTCCTGTAACAAATATAAAGCCTATAAAAAGTTATCATATAGGGGACATAGCTAGACAGACAATCCATGCACCGGAGGATATACACGCTATTGATACCGTAGGAACAAAAAAGTATATAGAAAATTTAATCCGGTCCCTGCCTCCCGTTTATAGATATAACCCTTTTACAAAACAGCATGTTTTTTATATGCTCATAAAGGTTTTCCGTACCGGAAGATTCATGATTGCATCGCATAATACCCTGAACGAGATAACGGATAAAATAAACGGCTATTTAGAGAAATTCTCGGGCCAAACATTATCCCAGGGCACGATCTCCTTTCTATATAAAAGGAACTTTAGCAAATATTACGAAGATAATTTAATAAGCGTGATGCAGAAATTTTATGATAAATATAAAATAGTGGTTAAGCTCAATGACGTACAAAGCCATACAAGCACTGGTATACTATTAAATACAAGAGGTGTTGGTAAATCATATATACATGATTTAAACAATTTTGTAGATCAACAAAATGCAAAAAGCCCTTTGTTTGACTTGATTACCGTTACTTTCCCTCAATTGTCTATCAACGATTATATAGTACTTACAAACTTTGCAGAAAATTTTATTGTACCGGATGTTAGGTATGATGAAGAGGCAACAGCTGCAATAATCGCAAAGGCAAAGCAAGCTTCAAAACCCGTTCTAATACATATCAGAAAGGGAGAAACGATCATAAGAGAAGGTGAAGAAATCAATTCAAGTGTTTTTGCAAAATTAAAAGTTCTCACCGGTAATAGGATGGTTGTGTACTGGTATGCTTATGCATTACTGTACGCAATCATAACCTTTATATCCATTTTTGCAGTGGTTGAATTCTCTCAGAAAAACATACGGAAGTTCCGGGTAAGCTTAAAAGACAGCATGTTCCTTTCCATAGTGCTTTTGCTTACCATCATATTTGCAAGACTCTCAACCATGTTTGTTAATATCCATGAAATTGGTTCATTTATAATACCGTCCTCAGCCTATTATTACGCAGTACCAATAGCGTTTGGGGCGATGATCGTCAGACTTATACTTAATTCAGAGATAGCAATAGGTTTTAGCATAATAGCGGGTTTACTATCTTCTATCACGGTATCCGATGGTATGTTTATACCTCTATACTTTATAATAAGCGGTATAGTTGGTGCACATACACTTGCAAGATGCGAGCAGAGAACTTCCATAATTAAGGGCGGCGTAATTGTAGGTATTGTTGATATACTGCTTGTAACATCGTTTATGTTTATAAATGGAACCGACACATTGGATACATTTATTATAAATGGATCTATGGCGTTTTTGGCAGGCATCGTTTCCGCCATACTTGTTACAGGACTTACAGCAGTTTTTGAATCCATTTTTGGATACGCAACAGATATAAAATTACTTGAACTTGCAAACCTCGAGAATCCTTTATTAAAAGAACTTTTTGTTTCAGCGCCCGGAAGTTACTACCACAGTATGATGACAGCAACCCTTGCTGAAGCAGCAGCGTCATCCATTCATGCAAATCCATTACTTTCGAGAACGGGCTCATATTACCATGACATTGGAAAGATCAAGATGCCCGATTATTTCATAGAAAATCAGGCGAACATGGCAAACAAACACGATAAACTGCTCCCGAGCATGAGCAGTCTTATAATCATATCACACGTAAAGGAAGGTAGGGAGCTTGCAAAGGCATACAAAATTCCGGATAAGATCATCAATATTATCGAGCAGCATCATGGCACAAGCCTTGTTAAGTTCTTTTACGAAAAGGCAAAAGAGAAGAACGGTATAGATATAAAAGAAGAGGAATTCCATTATCATGGACCAAAACCCCAGATAAGAGAAACGGGTATTGTTATGCTTGCCGATGCTGTTGAGGCGGCGTCAAGAACTTTGAAAGAACCGAATCCAGCCCAGATAAAGGCGATGGTCGAAAAGATCGTGAATAATAAATTTATGGATGGCCAGCTTGATGAATGTACACTTACATTGCACGACATAAATGAGATTAAAAAGAGTTTCATAAAAATATTAGTAGCCATTTTCCACAAAAGGGTTGACTATCCTGGTTTTAAGTTCAATCAATTGTCCAACAAAACAAATGGATATTCAAATATCGTTCCATTACCGAAGAACAGATAA
- the ybeY gene encoding rRNA maturation RNase YbeY produces the protein MDIQISFHYRRTDKPFKVVRTSLKRFALNIKTSSRIYVALVSDKTIQKLNAEFLKKDKPTNVMSFEMNQIEPESGLLVTGEIIISVDTARKEALNAGIPLEQRLIELFVHGYVHLLGLDHTKGRAEALKMKKKEQYFLQMFD, from the coding sequence ATGGATATTCAAATATCGTTCCATTACCGAAGAACAGATAAGCCTTTTAAGGTTGTAAGAACTTCCTTAAAGCGGTTTGCTCTAAATATAAAAACATCTTCAAGAATATATGTCGCTCTGGTAAGCGATAAAACAATACAAAAACTCAATGCAGAGTTCCTAAAAAAGGATAAACCTACTAATGTCATGTCTTTTGAAATGAATCAAATAGAGCCTGAAAGCGGTCTGCTCGTTACCGGAGAGATCATCATATCGGTTGACACAGCAAGAAAAGAGGCTTTAAACGCAGGCATACCACTTGAGCAGAGGCTGATCGAGCTTTTTGTTCACGGTTACGTCCATCTGCTTGGTCTTGATCATACAAAAGGTAGAGCAGAGGCACTAAAGATGAAAAAGAAAGAACAATATTTTTTACAAATGTTTGATTAA